The genomic stretch CTGATAATATGATGGATTACTTGTATAGTTTAGCCTGGTGAGTGAATCGGAAGTCAGGGAATGATTCAGTATGGTGTAGTAAGTCTCAGCAATTTTAAGATTCCACGATTATTTTAGGGTTTAGGACATAAGAGGggtcataattcatacagaggctAACCTTATAATCAGCCAATGGTATGTTTTGAATGGGTGAGTGACAGGGCAGGGGCACTCCAGGGCCCAATAAAATTTTAGTTGCGGCCAGAGCTCCTGTTGTCACACCCCTATATAGATCCTTGTTATTGAGAGATATAAACTGTTGGGTTATGTGGCCAAAGGAGGTTCGGAGAGCCTGAGGACAGCTGACAAAGTGCTATGGAATCTCTGTGAAAGTTACAGCTCTGTTCTAAATGTGCTAGGTGGTACAAGACATTTCAAATTGCTTGCCAGAGAGGTACTCTAATACTGCGTGTGTGCCGCTTGTAACAAGCACTCGGAGAGAGAGAGGACCGCTGACTGCTGTCTGTGAATGAAGAAGAAAAGACTCCAGTTTGCAGTTAGTCTAAACTTCCACCCGCATTGAGGGAACACAATACCTGACACAGGCTGAATTATGGCTTAACAGCCTGGAAGTCTCACCTACGGCCAAACGCCCATCTGGCACTGATACAGCCAGAAAAGGGAGTGAACTGTGTCTGTGCGAGAAGGGCCCAGAGCCTATGCAACTCAGGGATCCCCTAGGTTTCTATGGGGGAGATACAGTGCTGCATATACTAAACATCTTTAAGTGTAAAATCTAACGGTATTACAGACTATTTAATGAAAAACTTACCCACATAATCCTGGCTGGAGAAACTCTGGAACTCATTGAGAATGTGAAGCAAAGAAGAGTTAAGGTGTTTGATTTTGCGGTGAATGCCATTTAGTTCTGTGCTGTACACTGTGTCAATgaatccactgtgaaaggtgACGGTAGCATTAAGCTCATTGATGCAAGTCCACAGTCCAGTGACATGCTTGTTTAGACCCTCCTTTATTTTTTGCACGTTATCAGTAAGCGTGTCCAGCCGATCACAAACAGTCTCCATTTTGGAAAGTCTCTTCTCCAACCCATCCTTTGTCTGCTTACAATCACCCATCTCCAATAAAAAGTTCCTCCCTAACTGCTGGATTTCTTTATCTATGTGGTCAAACTGACCTCTGGTGTCCTCCATGTGCTCGCTCAGCTCTTGCTGGACTTTGTCTATCTCAGTGATGATCTTGTCCTTCGTGTTGCTGAGGTCAGTAATGACACTGTCGTGCTTTTGGACGGTGTGCTCAAGGCCCTTGAGCGTATCATTGATGGAGGTGAATGTTAAGATGACCCCAGACAGTTCCCCTTGTAGAGATTTCAAGTTACCATTTAACGAGTTTCCAGCAACGCTATGGCCATCTAGGGGCTTTTGTGGTTCAAGGTCTCCTGTTCCCGTTGGTTCTTCTAAACTGATCTTGCAGTGTCCACTGCACTTCTGTACGTCCTCCTTCAGTTTCCCCACTTCCTCCTGCAAGTTGGAGCACACCTGAGAGCAAGCAGTTTCATCAGAGTCTATTCTGTTGTGCATGTTCTTGatgtctgtctgccatctctgaaGGGCATTGTTAGtactgttcctcaatgtgctaAGCTCTTCTGTTAGTGACTTGCAGATATCACAGTCTTCTACATTTCTCCCGAAGTTCTCCATTTCTGTAATTATCCTGTTAAAGTGCTCCCCATTTTCTCCAGTCAGGGCCTTAATCTTGCGGACATCACGCCCAAGGTCAACAACTTGGTCCATGAGAGAATCTCCTGACATTGTGATGTCCTTCAATTTATCATTAAACCTCCTGATTGCACCCTCGTTATCTATGACTTTCCACTGCAGTGTTTTAACTGTATCTTCAGTAGCTTCACCTTCTCCTGGAACAGGTTTGGGCTGGCAGGATTCTATGCAGGTGCTCATTGCTGACGTCAGCCTGCTATCGATGTCAGAGGTCATATTCTCAATTCGGACCAAGCGTTCATCATGATCAAAAATGGTGTCTTTAAGGATATTGATGTCCACCTCAAGTTCAGGCATTTTGGCGGTCATATCATCAAAATGGTCAAGAAGCACATTCCGTGTGTCACTGAGTTCCCTCTGGCAATAATCTTTTAGGTCACTTTCCATGTAAGAAAATTTCTCCTCTACCTTTTGTGCTGTACTGTTAAGCTTCCTTTCAAGGTCACCCAACAGATCTTTGAATTTATCTTCTCTTGCAATGGCACCACTAGATAACTCTCCATCTAACCGGTTGTAGGTCTCAGATACTGAGTTCAACTTCCTATCTAAATCGTCAAGATTTCCTTTAATGTCATCCACACGATTGCAGCAGTCTTGATAGTTAGTCTGGTCCTGCCGCAGGCTTTCGAGGGCCTGACGATGTTGTTGGTTCATGGTATAGACAAGTTTCTCCAAGGCACGGATCCTCTCACGGTCTTCTTCTTGCTGCTGTTTGAGGTCATCTACTCCAGACTGGCAGGCAGAGCAGGAGTGCGTAACCCTTGTCTCAAGTTCTCTGAGGATCTCCTCCTTTAGTGTGTCTAACCAGCTACCACCTCTTTTGTCGTCCAAGTTGTTGCTGCTGCCCTTGCCATTGACAAGGTGATTGTTGATACTGACCAGAGTTTTGTCATGTGCACGTGTTCTGTTGTCTAGTTGGTCTAGTTttgtctggatgctgtggatggTCTCCTTCATCTCTGGCTGAGCAGCATCAGCGGGTGTCTTTCCACTGAAACCAGGCTTCTGTATTTCCTCCTCAATCTTCTTGTTCATGCCATGCAAAGTGGACTGCAGGTCCTGGAGATTCTTAGTCAAACTCTGAATCTTTTCTTCCAGCTGCTTAATTTTGTCATTATCTCCTCTTCCTAAAACAGATAGATATGTGgagttttgaaaagaagcagtTCAGAGTCAGTTTTGCAGCAAGATTTATGTCCTAGAGATTACTCTCAGCATCCTGTGATTCCTGCCTCTGATGACAGGCGATTTAGTGGTTTGATTGTCTATTTACCTCCACCCATTTGCCCAGTGCTACTGCCAGCACCAGTGTGTACTGGACTGGAAGGGTTGGGCCGTGGTCTGGTTGTGGAGATCTGGGTGTCTGACCCTCCATTTGGCCCCTCACTGCAGTCATCTCCAGTGTATCCACGGCAACACTTCCATTCCATCTCTGTTACCATCTTATATGCCACCTTATACTTGGGTCTCATGTATGTCCGGTACctacaggagaaaaaaaaaagaacaaaaacctCAATTAAGTGAAATATAGACAATGGATTTCCTGGAGAACTGGTTGAATCCCTTGTAGAGTGTTTTTATATGTCTGTGAAAATGATTTCTACAAATATGTCTAGAATGTCTTTTATTACTGAGCTGTTCTGGATATTTTAAAATAGAACCTTGTGGGCACAGGAGCATCTAGCGAAGCAATTTGTTTCTGGAGGAGTTCAGAGTTAGAACAACATACTTTATTAACCTGCCTAACTGTTCCTTTGCTATATTTTCCCATTATATTTTCCCTATATAAAACCTAATTCCCtaatttgataacacattaaatttattttttattgcaaaAACCACCACCAAGGCAAATCTTTTCAAGAAATGCCCCCCCTCTGTTCTAAAGCTGACCCTTCCCTTCCCCCACCCTGGCGTGCAGCCTTGTTCCAATTCGGTAAATGACCGATAAAATAGAATAATTGAAAACTTCTGCCTTATTGTATACTTATACAGTATGGAATAGATGGACACAATCcaatcatttattttaaaaacattaaaaaccacTGAAGGAAAAGATTCAAGAAAGGAAAacaattgaaaaattctgatgtggTGCAGGAATTCACAATTCTGGGGCAAAACAAAGCAATGTGCATATGAATTTCCGCACCAAATCAGAGAATACGAATTGTTTCCCATAGTTTTCTTATCAGAAAGTTGCTTTCCAGTGCTCTTTCAGGTCTTTTCTGCGTTTATTAGGCAGCATGTATTCCCTCAACTGTTGGGAATAAAACCAGCTGAAAATCATGCAGACTTTTCCCTCCAGTTCCAAGCCATCTGACCTTCAGCGTCTTGGGGGTCCAATAAATGGACTCAGTGTCACAATAAAACATCGACGCCAAATCCCAAAATAAATTCAGACTCACGACTGCACTCAGTACACTGTTGAAACGTATTTGTAAATAGCTTGTTTTTAAGATTGTTGTTATTTTACCAAAGAGGGAATAAATTTTACGCTTCTAATTTCCTGCACATGTAAAAGCAATTCCCCCGTCTTGGTCGTCTAAGCTCTGATTTAGAAATACGTGCACATCTGCCTTGCAGCTGTGGAACTGGCAGTTTTCATACGAAGGTCTCAGTGATGTACCAGCTCAGATAATTTTTTCTCCCACAAAGGAAGAACCAGGACAATTATTAATCCACTGTGGTTAATAACATACAGAGGAGCTCAGCTCTTTGGGGACACAATAATGTAGGCGGAGCAGAAATGACATTCACCCATTTATAAATGCACAAGTTCTTGAACTGTGGAAGAAAACTCATGAAAAACAGGTTTGCTAAGTCGAGGCAGCTatgggtgctggtgctgctactACAACTACTAATACAAGTACTGttactattattgttattattgcttTATTGAAACAGGAAATAAAAATGCTGAATATCTAGCATATCATTAATGGAGGTGAATGTTAAGATGTCCCCAGTCAGCCTTCACATCTACACAAAGGTTTCATTAAATAGTTTATCCATCGTCAAACTGCTTATTCGGGGTCTTGGGGAGCCCCCAAAGCACACGGCAGAAGACACCTTAGATGGGACATCCGTCCCGTGAAGGGTTCGCACATACACCCAGTCACACGCTGTGGGCCGTTCACAGGTGGCATTTCGCCTGACAGCATGGTGCTGTACTGCGTGTGGAAACCTGCCCAACATGGGGGGGAATACGCAGCGCAGGGACGCCACATTTCATTTCTTGCGCTGTGTCTAATGCAAGCTGCAGTGCTTCAATTATACGACGCAGTTTTGTTGCACCGTTTCTCGCGCATAAGTAACAGGAGTGAAGATGAACTTACGTCACCACACGAGAGCACTGGATCTGTCCCCAGGAACAAGGCTGGTAATCTGGTTTCACGTAGGTTTCCACTCCATCCTCCACCACGCAGCTCACTGTCCGTGTCACCACATATGCACACCAATTTCTGTGAAGAGCGACAGAAAAAGTGGACCTCAGGTCATTTAAACATAACAGTTTTATAACCTGTTATGCAGGAATCTACAGACAGGAGTCTGAACATGTATCCATAATGATTTTTAGAAAACTACGGATCACAGAAATCATATGATAAACAGTTTACTCATAAGTTTGCATTTTAACTTTAGCATCCTTGTATGAATTCAAATGCAGGAAGAATGTTCTTTTTTTGTAGAAGGAATTTCTTTCAGGCTTCACATTCTTGCCATCCTCAGATGTTCAATGTAATGTCTTCGTTTTCCAACAGAAACAATTGCAATCTGGAAATGAGTTTAATTATGCACCGGTAACAAAGTAACTATATTAAGAAAAATCAATAGTGATATGGTCTCTATTAAAGTCTTTAAACTTAGTCCAAAAAAGAGGAGAGCATAAAGTCAGTGATGCAGCATTTacagcaaaataaaagtaaactggaaatatgaaatgtttcagGACAAAGACAGTGGAGGTTTGCACAGTCTTTCAGTTCAAAGGGGTCATAGCTGGAGAGTATTGCATGTGAAGCATTTCGTTCCCAGTGCATTAACTCAATGCAGGCCAGATTAATGGCATTCAAGTACCCATTTATTTCAGAGCACTCAACCATGCACTTGAGTCTCTTGTTTTGCTATCTAAGACGACCCATGCATCATACGCCACTTGTGGAGACTCAGGAGTATCTGACTGTTTTTCCCACACGCCAGCTTGGTTTCAGTCAATTGGCGAGATCAACTTAAGGGCTGTCTTTCAATGTGTATGCTTGAGCGTACAGTACTTGAGTTATGGCGTACCCGTTTTATGCCATCTTCCTTTGCTGAAGACCATTTCCAATATTCAAGAACAGAAGTAGGGAGAACAGTAAAAATCCCTGAATGTCATTCCCGCCCCAAATACCAAGGATACACCAGTTGCATCCTCGCAGAATGAGACCAGTCCCATAATTCATTGTGCCTCAAATTCATTCTTGGGAGGCTAGTTAGCAAGACCGGtcatgccaagaccacaagtacaatCTTTGCGTTCTTGATACTGCGAAGGACCCAAGGACGACATAACAGATGGTCATCATCTGGGAGTATCATATGGATGGCATGAAAATGAATTTCAGAGACAGCATTTCAGCAATGCTAAGCCTTGTTAAAGGTTGAAAAATTAGGTTTGTAATTAATGCCCTTTTTTCCCACATGACTTTTCTGTCCGgattactccccccccccccccccccccatgtacagTATTCTGCATGAGTCTTAGGCaaagaaaattatatttaaatgatcttcatgttggtataAAAcgatgatattatgtctgtcaaagtgtgtctgcTTTGCCATGTCAAAACTACTCATAAGGTCAATCCAGCATTGGCAGTTACACCCAATATATTTCTTGATTCTGATGTCTAGTACCCACCTTgtctggctaatcaatacctcattgaggTATTTAACTTATTAAGTTAATACATTAACTGagttggtggtgaaatttaacgaatacctggaacggctgaggtgcccctgacgAGAGGTCTGGGAAccaaagcggtgttcatctagccgtccaacACAATATCAGTAACCTTTTAGAGAACAGGAGAAATTCttatttagtttttattgtgttactgttaattcGTATGTTTAGTTTGATTCTGTGGCTTCGCCGACCGTATTGTAATGTTTCATGATTTCATGTTGTGTGTGAGTCATGCATCATGATATTCACCTGCTTAAATGGCATGTCCGTCTGGGCTGATGTGAGCCTCCTGCAAAGGTCACACACACCTTCAGCTCGATTAGTTATCTTTGCTCCCTGTGCTTACTTTTGGGTGACTTTTTTATCAAGCGATTTTACATCGCTGTCTCATGGTGACATATCTGCTGCTGATAAGCCTGTGGTGCTTGACAGGACAGGACCTGGTGACCCATGTATGGCTTCACTTAAAATAGCTGGGCTCACTGTAGCTCAGGAAAAAGGGGCTGGCTGATAGTGATGGACGCTTCCCTGTCTAATGTCACCAGCAACCTCACATCGCAACCCGCCTCTTTCCCATCCAGAGCTGCTGCTATGCTGGGCCAGCAGTAGATTCTGTATTTAGTATCTGTGTCTGCAGGTAGGTGTCAATTCTGAACATCAGAAAGAATATGTTTCACTTTGGTGGGGGAAGCTTGGTTATGAGGAGGATAGCTCTGGGAAAATGTGCTAAGTGGCTCTTGTTCAGAAGGATTTGTAATGTTTCCCTGAGGACAGTTTATTTTCTAAGATTAGTTCACAAGAGTCAGCAGCTGCTGAGAAGCGCACTGGGGAGCTGATGTACTGTAATGAAACTGCCCACAGCCAGGCACTAAATATATTGGTGTGCTCTGGCTTACTTTTTTTTGCATAGGGTTGCTGTGTGCTGTACGCAATGTCTTTGAGCTGGGGAGGCAGCTGTGGATACTGTAGATGTTTACGTCATGCTGTGCCTTGACAATTCTAAAGGAGAATCGTGGAGAATCTGCACTGCAACAGTCCTCTCATCATTGTTGTTGTTCAGTATTCTACAGTGAACTTTCGTTATGCAAAGTGGAGAATTCATTCAGTTCATACACAAAGAGAAATGTGCTGATATCAAATCTCTTTAATATCATCCAATACCTGCGCAACTATTACATTTCATTCAC from Brienomyrus brachyistius isolate T26 chromosome 14, BBRACH_0.4, whole genome shotgun sequence encodes the following:
- the emilin1b gene encoding EMILIN-1b isoform X1, with protein sequence MAGPILYVLLSVLTFCGWSRSASFPQRYNLYSGQSQSQSFTQNGVKAASRHRNWCAYVVTRTVSCVVEDGVETYVKPDYQPCSWGQIQCSRVVTYRTYMRPKYKVAYKMVTEMEWKCCRGYTGDDCSEGPNGGSDTQISTTRPRPNPSSPVHTGAGSSTGQMGGGRGDNDKIKQLEEKIQSLTKNLQDLQSTLHGMNKKIEEEIQKPGFSGKTPADAAQPEMKETIHSIQTKLDQLDNRTRAHDKTLVSINNHLVNGKGSSNNLDDKRGGSWLDTLKEEILRELETRVTHSCSACQSGVDDLKQQQEEDRERIRALEKLVYTMNQQHRQALESLRQDQTNYQDCCNRVDDIKGNLDDLDRKLNSVSETYNRLDGELSSGAIAREDKFKDLLGDLERKLNSTAQKVEEKFSYMESDLKDYCQRELSDTRNVLLDHFDDMTAKMPELEVDINILKDTIFDHDERLVRIENMTSDIDSRLTSAMSTCIESCQPKPVPGEGEATEDTVKTLQWKVIDNEGAIRRFNDKLKDITMSGDSLMDQVVDLGRDVRKIKALTGENGEHFNRIITEMENFGRNVEDCDICKSLTEELSTLRNSTNNALQRWQTDIKNMHNRIDSDETACSQVCSNLQEEVGKLKEDVQKCSGHCKISLEEPTGTGDLEPQKPLDGHSVAGNSLNGNLKSLQGELSGVILTFTSINDTLKGLEHTVQKHDSVITDLSNTKDKIITEIDKVQQELSEHMEDTRGQFDHIDKEIQQLGRNFLLEMGDCKQTKDGLEKRLSKMETVCDRLDTLTDNVQKIKEGLNKHVTGLWTCINELNATVTFHSGFIDTVYSTELNGIHRKIKHLNSSLLHILNEFQSFSSQDYVGLPGPPGPKGERGYQGPPGPRGAPGRDGPPGRPGNEGPRGLPGLRGEPGLAGADAHVPQLSFSAALTYPKVTSGTIIFDKVFVNKGDFYNPQTGIFTAPLDGHYFFSAILTGQKNMKIEAVLSKSNYGVARADSAGYQPEGLENKPTAEVKPIPGSLAVFNVILPLQVGDTVCVDLVMGKLAHSVEPLTIFSGMLLYEDM
- the emilin1b gene encoding EMILIN-1b isoform X2 gives rise to the protein MRPKYKVAYKMVTEMEWKCCRGYTGDDCSEGPNGGSDTQISTTRPRPNPSSPVHTGAGSSTGQMGGGRGDNDKIKQLEEKIQSLTKNLQDLQSTLHGMNKKIEEEIQKPGFSGKTPADAAQPEMKETIHSIQTKLDQLDNRTRAHDKTLVSINNHLVNGKGSSNNLDDKRGGSWLDTLKEEILRELETRVTHSCSACQSGVDDLKQQQEEDRERIRALEKLVYTMNQQHRQALESLRQDQTNYQDCCNRVDDIKGNLDDLDRKLNSVSETYNRLDGELSSGAIAREDKFKDLLGDLERKLNSTAQKVEEKFSYMESDLKDYCQRELSDTRNVLLDHFDDMTAKMPELEVDINILKDTIFDHDERLVRIENMTSDIDSRLTSAMSTCIESCQPKPVPGEGEATEDTVKTLQWKVIDNEGAIRRFNDKLKDITMSGDSLMDQVVDLGRDVRKIKALTGENGEHFNRIITEMENFGRNVEDCDICKSLTEELSTLRNSTNNALQRWQTDIKNMHNRIDSDETACSQVCSNLQEEVGKLKEDVQKCSGHCKISLEEPTGTGDLEPQKPLDGHSVAGNSLNGNLKSLQGELSGVILTFTSINDTLKGLEHTVQKHDSVITDLSNTKDKIITEIDKVQQELSEHMEDTRGQFDHIDKEIQQLGRNFLLEMGDCKQTKDGLEKRLSKMETVCDRLDTLTDNVQKIKEGLNKHVTGLWTCINELNATVTFHSGFIDTVYSTELNGIHRKIKHLNSSLLHILNEFQSFSSQDYVGLPGPPGPKGERGYQGPPGPRGAPGRDGPPGRPGNEGPRGLPGLRGEPGLAGADAHVPQLSFSAALTYPKVTSGTIIFDKVFVNKGDFYNPQTGIFTAPLDGHYFFSAILTGQKNMKIEAVLSKSNYGVARADSAGYQPEGLENKPTAEVKPIPGSLAVFNVILPLQVGDTVCVDLVMGKLAHSVEPLTIFSGMLLYEDM